One window from the genome of Solea solea chromosome 2, fSolSol10.1, whole genome shotgun sequence encodes:
- the LOC131476184 gene encoding uncharacterized protein LOC131476184 isoform X2 → MTGGFLSVPIMRPNCCWTYLHVSVLVVLLLTVNTDSEGSDCFTDIRVRRHTAYEILVGRDLVINCTVVFCSSPPPAVSWLKTHLMHVPVDVSNQSHIKTEWKLLKELEGVSYLIFQKIRSNDSGLYQCRIASDVSHAINVSVHGDIKSTLESGDIKSTTVKPQFNYSLSTLESALWPCVYRAAATMVFFAIVVAICVTSKLQRTGVCCEGQSRNEPDLSLQPSHDPRPTGHVYENEMLQNRSA, encoded by the exons ATGACAGGAGGCTTTTTGAGTGTCCCCATCATGAGGCCTAACTGCTGCTGGACCTACTTGCACGTGTCCGTCTTGGTAGTGCTGCTTCTCACCGTGAATACCGAca GTGAAGGCTCAGACTGTTTCACTGATATCAGAGTACGTCGCCACACAGCTTATGAGATCCTTGTGGGACGAGACCTCGTCATCAACTGCACAGTTGTTTTCTGCAGCAGTCCACCACCTGCAGTATCCTGGTTGAAAACACATCTAATGCATGTCCCCGTCGATGTCAGCAATCAGAGTCACATTAAAACAGAGTGGAAACTGTTAAAAGAATTAGAAGGCGTGTCGTATTTGATATTCCAAAAAATACGCAGTAATGACTCAGGTCTGTATCAGTGTCGAATTGCGAGCGATGTGAGTCACGCTATCAACGTCTCAGTCCATG GTGACATCAAGTCCACTCTGGAATCAG GTGATATCAAGTCCACCACTGTTAAACCACAGTTTAACTATAGTTTGTCCACTCTGGAATCAG CTCTGTGGCCATGTGTGTACCGCGCTGCTGCAACCATGGTGTTCTTCGCCATAGTGGTAGCGATATGCGTTACATCAAAGCTACAGCGTACAG GAGTCTGCTGTGAGGGACAATCCAGGAACGAGCCAGACCTGAGCCTGCAGCCTTCCCATGACCCAAGGCCTACTGGCCATGTATATGAAAACGAAATGTTGCAAAATAGATCAGCTTAG
- the LOC131476184 gene encoding B- and T-lymphocyte attenuator-like isoform X1, whose protein sequence is MTGGFLSVPIMRPNCCWTYLHVSVLVVLLLTVNTDSEGSDCFTDIRVRRHTAYEILVGRDLVINCTVVFCSSPPPAVSWLKTHLMHVPVDVSNQSHIKTEWKLLKELEGVSYLIFQKIRSNDSGLYQCRIASDVSHAINVSVHGDGGGEELSNVTRKNNTNSSDIPVPSPEIWMYVYSAAGIVAFVLLVIIVSVILMQGCKGKTRKEAQSENLYVAVPMVEELSPRPSPSDQSNVSSPQRHNKCAYGEVKQNRERPRSRPAAEDGGSVVYAALNHHLPPGAAPRPQRNQEESSVYAAIRVP, encoded by the exons ATGACAGGAGGCTTTTTGAGTGTCCCCATCATGAGGCCTAACTGCTGCTGGACCTACTTGCACGTGTCCGTCTTGGTAGTGCTGCTTCTCACCGTGAATACCGAca GTGAAGGCTCAGACTGTTTCACTGATATCAGAGTACGTCGCCACACAGCTTATGAGATCCTTGTGGGACGAGACCTCGTCATCAACTGCACAGTTGTTTTCTGCAGCAGTCCACCACCTGCAGTATCCTGGTTGAAAACACATCTAATGCATGTCCCCGTCGATGTCAGCAATCAGAGTCACATTAAAACAGAGTGGAAACTGTTAAAAGAATTAGAAGGCGTGTCGTATTTGATATTCCAAAAAATACGCAGTAATGACTCAGGTCTGTATCAGTGTCGAATTGCGAGCGATGTGAGTCACGCTATCAACGTCTCAGTCCATG gtgatggtggtggtgaggaACTTAGCAATGTTACACGGAAGAATAACACAA ACAGCTCAGACATCCCTGTACCTTCACCAGAAATATGGATGTACGTGTACTCTGCTGCTGGGATCGTGGCATTTGTTTTGCTGGTGATCATTGTATCCGTCATATTAATGCAAGGCTGCAAAG GGAAAACACGGAAAGAGGCACAAAGTGAAAATCTG TACGTGGCAGTCCCCATGGTCGAGGAACTATCCCCAAGACCGAGCCCCTCGGACCAGTCCAATGTGTCATcgccacagagacacaacaagtGTGCTTATGGAGAGGTCAAACAGAACAGAGAGAGGCCGAGGTCGAGGCCGGCGGCGGAGGACGGGGGTTCTGTTGTGTATGCTGCGCTAAACCATCATCTGCCACCGGGGGCAGCTCCTCGGCcacagaggaatcaagaggaGAGTTCAGTATACGCAGCAATTCGCGTGCCTTAG